One window of the Tetragenococcus koreensis genome contains the following:
- a CDS encoding acyl-CoA thioesterase codes for MEEFRYCRESKVIQNHRIFPFDLNPFGALFGGKLMTIIDDASSISITRHCRRGAVTASIDQMNFLKPLKSNHSVCVDSYVTGAHHKSMEVFVKVIGEDLVTGERYLAATCFMTFVAVPSHMNKEKEFTVPKVVPETEEEKMVCDGYEKRRQQRLAEREGYKNFVANLSTDFPW; via the coding sequence ATGGAAGAATTTCGTTATTGTCGCGAATCAAAAGTTATTCAAAATCATCGAATTTTCCCCTTTGATTTGAACCCTTTTGGCGCTTTATTTGGTGGAAAACTGATGACAATTATTGATGATGCGTCATCAATTTCAATCACTAGACACTGTAGAAGAGGCGCTGTGACAGCTTCTATTGATCAAATGAATTTTTTGAAACCACTGAAAAGTAACCACTCAGTGTGTGTAGATTCCTACGTGACCGGAGCCCATCATAAATCAATGGAGGTTTTTGTGAAAGTAATCGGAGAAGATTTGGTTACAGGAGAACGTTATCTGGCGGCTACTTGCTTTATGACCTTTGTCGCTGTTCCTTCTCATATGAACAAAGAAAAAGAATTCACTGTCCCTAAAGTTGTTCCGGAAACAGAAGAAGAAAAAATGGTTTGTGACGGTTATGAAAAAAGAAGACAACAAAGACTGGCAGAACGGGAGGGATATAAAAACTTCGTTGCCAATCTCTCAACGGATTTTCCGTGGTAA